Proteins co-encoded in one Cyprinus carpio isolate SPL01 chromosome B5, ASM1834038v1, whole genome shotgun sequence genomic window:
- the LOC109045824 gene encoding elongation factor 2, which yields MVNFTVDQIREIMDKKSNIRNMSVIAHVDHGKSTLTDSLVCKAGIIASARAGETRFTDTRKDEQERCITIKSTAISLYYELSENDSAFIKQCKDGSGFLINLIDSPGHVDFSSEVTAALRVTDGALVVVDCVSGVCVQTETVLRQAIAERIKPVLMMNKMDRALLELQLEPDELFQTFQRIVENVNVIISTYGEGEHGPMGNIMVDPVVGTVGFGSGLHGWAFTLKQFAEMYVAKFAAKGDKKKADLPPAERAKKVEEMMKKLWGDKYFDPACGKFSKSATNADGKKLPRTFCQLVLDPIFKVFDAIMNFKKEETQKLIEKLEVKLDAEDKDKEGKPLLKAVMRRWLPAGDALLQMITIHLPSPVTAQRYRCELLYEGPGDDEAAMGVKNCDPKAPLMMYISKMVPTTDKGRFYAFGRVFSGVVSTGQKVRIMGPNFTPGKKEDLYLKPIQRTILMMGRYVEPIEDVPCGNIVGLVGVDQFLVKTGTITTFENAHNMRVMKFSVSPVVRVAVEAKNPADLPKLVEGLKRLAKSDPMVQCIIEESGEHIVAGAGELHLEICLKDLEEDHACIPLKKSDPVVSYRETVSDESDQVCLSKSPNKHNRLYMKSRPFPDGLAEDIDKGDVTARQELKQRARYLAEKYEWEVAEARKIWCFGPDGTGPNILVDITKGVQYLNEIKDSVVAGFQWATKEGALCEENMRAVRFDIHDVTLHADAIHRGGGQIIPTARRVLYASVLTAQPRLMEPIYLVEIQCPEQVVGGIYGVLNRKRGHVFEESQVAGTPIFVVKAYLPVNESFGFTADLRSNTGGQAFPQCVFNHWQILPGDPYDVNSKPSQIVAETRKRKGLKEGIPALDNYLDKL from the exons ATG GTGAACTTCACGGTAGACCAGATTCGGGAGATCATGGACAAAAAGTCCAACATCAGGAACATGTCTGTGATCGCCCATGTGGACCACGGCAAATCTACTCTCACTGATTCCTTGGTGTGCAAAGCTGGTATTATTGCTTCTGCACGTGCAGGAGAGACCAGATTTACTGACACCAGAAAAGACGAACAGGAGAGGTGTATCACCATTAAGTCAAC GGCCATCTCTCTATATTATGAGCTCAGTGAGAATGACTCAGCCTTCATTAAGCAGTGTAAGGATGGTTCTGGCTTCCTGATCAACCTGATCGACTCACCAGGACATGTTGACTTCTCGTCTGAGGTGACAGCAGCTCTGAGAGTTACAGATGGTGCCCTTGTAGTGGTAGACTGTGTATCAG GTGTATGTGTGCAGACTGAAACCGTCTTGAGACAAGCAATTGCAGAGCGCATCAAGCCTGTCTTGATGATGAACAAGATGGATCGTGCCCTCCTTGAGTTGCAGCTAGAACCGGATGAGCTTTTCCAAACCTTCCAGAGGATTGTGGAGAATGTTAATGTCATCATCTCAACCTACGGAGAAGGAGAACATGGACCAATGGGAAACATTATG GTGGATCCTGTGGTTGGGACTGTGGGATTTGGATCAGGCCTCCATGGCTGGGCTTTTACTCTGAAGCAGTTTGCTGAGATGTATGTAGCTAAGTTTGCTGCCAAGGGTGATAAGAAAAAAGCAGACCTTCCTCCAGCAGAACGGGCTAAGAAAGTGGAGGAGATGATGAAAAAGCTTTGGGGAGATAA GTACTTTGATCCTGCCTGTGGAAAATTCAGCAAATCAGCAACCAATGCAGATGGAAAGAAGCTTCCTCGTACCTTCTGCCAGCTTGTCTTGGATCCAATCTTTAAG GTTTTTGATGCCATTATGAATTTCAAAAAAGAAGAGACCCAGAAACTGATTGAGAAGCTTGAAGTAAAGCTTGATGCAGAAGACAAAGATAAAGAAGGAAAACCTCTTCTTAAG GCTGTGATGCGCCGCTGGTTGCCTGCAGGTGACGCTTTGCTCCAGATGATCACCATCCATCTTCCTTCTCCTGTCACTGCCCAAAGGTACCGCTGTGAACTGCTTTACGAGGGTCCTGGAGATGATGAGGCCGCCATGG GTGTAAAGAACTGTGATCCTAAAGCTCCTCTCATGATGTACATCTCCAAGATGGTGCCAACCACCGACAAGGGTAGATTCTATGCCTTTGGTCGTGTCTTCTCTGGTGTCGTTTCTACAGGGCAGAAGGTGCGCATCATGGGCCCAAACTTCACACCAGGAAAGAAGGAGGACTTATACTTGAAGCCAATCCAAAG AACTATCTTGATGATGGGTCGCTACGTAGAACCCATTGAAGATGTGCCATGTGGGAACATTGTTGGTTTGGTTGGGGTCGATCAGTTCCTGGTGAAGACTGGCACCATTACCACTTTTGAAAATGCTCACAACATGCGTGTTATGAAGTTCAGCGTTAGTCCTGTGGTAAGAGTTGCTGTGGAGGCCAAGAACCCAGCTGATCTGCCAAAGCTGGTGGAGGGCCTTAAACGTCTGGCCAAGTCAGATCCCATGGTTCAG TGTATCATTGAAGAGTCTGGTGAGCACATTGTGGCAGGTGCTGGAGAGCTTCATCTGGAGATTTGCCTAAAAGACCTTGAGGAAGATCATGCCTGCATCCCTTTGAAG AAATCAGACCCAGTTGTGTCATATCGTGAAACCGTCAGCGATGAATCAGACCAGGTTTGCTTGTCCAAGTCTCCCAACAAGCACAATCGTCTGTACATGAAATCTCGTCCCTTCCCAGATGGCCTGGCCGAGGACATCGATAAGGGTGACGTGACTGCTCGCCAGGAGCTCAAACAGAGAGCTCGCTACCTGGCTGAGAAATATGAGTGGGAGGTCGCTGAGGCCCGTAAGATTTGGTGCTTTGGACCAGATGGCACAGGGCCCAACATCCTTGTGGATATCACAAAGGGAGTTCAGTATCTGAATGAGATAAAAGACAGCGTGGTGGCTGGTTTTCAGTGGGCAACCAAAGAA GGTGCACTCTGTGAAGAGAATATGCGGGCAGTCCGATTTGACATTCATGATGTCACTCTTCATGCTGATGCCATTCATAGAGGTGGGGGTCAGATCATTCCCACAGCCCGCAGAGTTCTGTATGCCTCTGTGCTCACTGCACAGCCAAGACTCATGGAGCCCATTTACCTGGTCGAGATTCAG TGCCCAGAGCAGGTGGTTGGTGGCATCTATGGTGTGCTGAACAGAAAAAGAGGCCATGTGTTTGAGGAGTCTCAAGTGGCTGGGACACCTATATTTGTTGTGAAGGCATACCTACctgtaaatgaatcatttg GTTTCACAGCAGACCTGAGGTCTAACACTGGTGGACAGGCCTTCCCTCAGTGTGTGTTTAACCACTGGCAGATTTTGCCAGGTGATCCATACGATGTAAACAGCAAACCTAGCCAAATTGTGGCTGAGACCCGTAAACGCAAAGGTCTGAAGGAGGGCATACCAGCACTGGACAACTACCTGGACAAATTATAA